The following proteins come from a genomic window of Venturia canescens isolate UGA chromosome 4, ASM1945775v1, whole genome shotgun sequence:
- the LOC122408868 gene encoding uncharacterized LOC122408868 produces the protein MSSSSGVSSEIPPDCNTRVKSFKLYGFIVIMMILAALILTIVTVVTVDTVEFDNAKEADRKTSMINGPSIGGAVLVIMACGIAIWQFQETAEITRLCMH, from the coding sequence ATGAGTTCATCCAGTGGTGTATCCTCGGAAATTCCTCCCGATTGCAACACTCGCGTAAAAAGCTTTAAGCTGTATGGATTCATAGTGATAATGATGATTCTAGCCGCACTGATCTTGACGATCGTTACGGTAGTAACTGTTGATACAGTCGAGTTCGATAACGCTAAGGAAGCCGATAGAAAAACTTCGATGATCAACGGGCCGTCCATTGGCGGCGCGGTGCTCGTTATAATGGCATGTGGGATTGCAATATGGCAATTCCAAGAAACAGCCGAAATTACTCGGCTTTGTATGCACTAA
- the LOC122408869 gene encoding uncharacterized protein — translation MAGLSTDKTDKTTVLLQYEVSHENYLARCIPGTRLHAKIHGSLPVLASSILTHNLDVKRADVFYLSGSSDGSYYCDLPVSPQASKRVGDQTRETLRAQC, via the coding sequence ATGGCCGGTTTGTCGACTGATAAGACTGACAAAACGACAGTGTTGCTGCAGTACGAGGTCAGTCATGAAAACTATTTGGCGCGGTGCATACCGGGTACACGACTACACGCCAAAATACATGGATCGTTACCGGTTTTGGCATCAAGCATCCTGACGCATAACTTGGATGTGAAACGAGCGGACGTGTTCTATTTATCAGGATCATCCGATGGCAGCTACTATTGCGATCTACCTGTTAGCCCGCAGGCTTCAAAACGAGTTGGAGACCAAACTCGAGAGACTCTGCGAGCACAGTGTTGA